One Solea senegalensis isolate Sse05_10M linkage group LG13, IFAPA_SoseM_1, whole genome shotgun sequence DNA segment encodes these proteins:
- the emc6 gene encoding ER membrane protein complex subunit 6 — MAGVVAKREGPHFISEVAVRGNAAVLDYCRTSVSALSGATAGILGLTGLYGFIFYFLASFLLSLLLILKAGRRWNKCFKSRRLLFTGGLVGGLFTYVLFWTFLYGMVHVY; from the coding sequence ATGGCAGGAGTCGTCGCCAAGCGAGAGGGACCACATTTCATCAGTGAAGTGGCTGTGAGGGGCAACGCTGCCGTGCTGGACTACTGCCGCACCTCTGTGTCTGCTCTGTCTGGAGCAACAGCTGGCATCCTGGGGCTGACAGGACTCTATggcttcattttttatttcctcgcctcatttctcctctctctgctgctcattCTGAAGGCAGGACGGCGGTGGAACAAATGCTTCAAATCGCGGAGGCTGCTCTTCACCGGAGGCCTCGTCGGAGGTCTTTTTACCTACGTCCTGTTCTGGACTTTCCTTTATGGAATGGTGCATGTATACTAA
- the shpk gene encoding sedoheptulokinase: MSTYILGVDVGTTSVKAILLDSDSRVVVATHALSTDSDTIDNSGTKAKEQDTGLIIDALNRCVASLPRDKLQRVLSIGVCGQMHGVLLWKAQSCDWSSGDFFTTRDTSQLITWQDGRCSSDFLTSLPKPDSHLSVATGFGCATIFWYMKHRPEFLEDFTVAGTIQDYVVSVLCGLDRCVMTPQNAASWGFFNTTTNQWNIDILKAAGFPLTLLPHCVPSGDLVGQTCFDWHGIPAGTPVGAALGDFQCSVYSCMSARTDAVLNISTSAQLTFAMPADFKPPDSPQPDSAISYFPYFDSVYLAVAASLNGGNVLATFVEMLMAWMKELNAELTESYLYEKLIVSALEQETSDLRISPTILGERHNPHCLGQVTNISASNLALGHVTRALCRGVLDNVTSMLPVERLQQAGVSRIVGSGSALARNEVLRQEVEKVFPQPVVYRKNADSATGAAMVLCNRP, encoded by the exons ATGTCGACTTATATTCTGGGTGTGGACGTGGGAACCACGTCGGTGAAGGCAATTTTGTTAGACAGTGACTCCAGAGTAGTGGTTGCCACTCACGCTTTGTCAACTGACTCTGACACCATTGACAACAGTGGGACGAAG GCTAAAGAGCAGGACACAGGTTTGATAATTGACGCACTGAATCGCTGCGTCGCTTCGCTCCCCAGAGACAAATTGCAGCGTGTCCTCAGCATCggtgtgtgtggacagatgCACGGAGTCTTACTGTGGAAAGCACAGA GTTGTGACTGGTCCAGTGGAGACTTCTTCACCACCAGAGACACCAGTCAGCTGATCACCTGGCAGGATGGACGCTGCAGCAGTGACTTCCTGACGTCTCTTCCAAAACCAGACTCACATCTCAGTGTTGCCACAGGCTTTGGCTGCGCGACAATCTTCTGGTACATGAAGCACAG GCCCGAGTTCCTTGAGGACTTCACGGTCGCAGGTACCATCCAGGACTATGTGGTGTCCGTGCTGTGTGGTCTGGACCGTTGTGTGATGACACCTCAGAACGCAGCCAGCTGGGGTTTCTTCAACACTACCACCAACCAGTGGAACATAGATAT TCTGAAGGCTGCCGGCTTCCCTTTGACCCTGCTTCCTCACTGTGTGCCATCTGGTGACTTGGTTGGACAGACGTGCTTTGACTGGCATGGCATTCCTGCTGGTACGCCAGTAGGGGCCGCCCTGGGAGACTTTCAGTGCTCTGTCTACTCCTGCATGAGTGCACGGACAGATGCAG TTCTTAACATAAGCACCTCTGCACAGCTGACCTTTGCCATGCCAGCTGACTTCAAGCCTCCAGATTCTCCCCAGCCTGACTCCGCCATCTCCTACTTTCCCTACTTTGACTCTGTCTACCTGGCAGTGGCAGCGTCGCTCAACGGAGGGAACGTACTGGCCACTTTTGTGGAGATGCTCATGGCCTGGATGAAAGAgctca ATGCTGAGTTGACCGAGTCATACCTATATGAGAAGCTGATTGTTTCTGCCCTGGAGCAGGAAACCAGTGATCTGAGGATAAGTCCCACCATTCTGGGAGAAAGACACAACCCTCACTGCCTCGGTCAGGTGACCAACATCTCCGCTTCTAATCTCGCTCTTGGTCATGTGACCAGGGCACTGTGTCGTGGAGTCCTGGACAATGTCACCTCAATGTTGCCCGTGGAGCGTCTACAGCAGGCAGGGGTCAGCAGGATCGTTGGCAGCGGGAGTGCACTCGCTCGCAATGAGGTGCTAAGGCAGGAAGTGGAGAAGGTGTTTCCTCAGCCGGTGGTTTACAGAAAGAATGCAGACTCTGCCACCGGCGCGGCCATGGTCCTCTGTAATCGACCTTGA